The following coding sequences lie in one Alloacidobacterium dinghuense genomic window:
- a CDS encoding TonB-dependent receptor, protein MSFRRGRSLSRNIAVHFLFAACLLAALSMHSQTFRGGINGVVTDQAGAVVAGAQVVATAEATQVAHTTITSSGGEFSFQDLPLGSYTVTATAPSFQTVKVGNVGVTAGTIYTLPIKLTVASQATTVEVSAAALALDTTSTTQTTVLQSKTVQDIPLNGRDFTQLIALTPGFAGYVGGGYGSLNGTRANQMNWQIDGIDNNDLWHNIPAVNQGGVSGIAGIVLPIDAVEQFSAQTQAPPESGRNPGGTVNLSLRSGSNAIHGTAYYFNRNEALGAKNPFTATKQEVRNQNWGFSAGGPFIKDTLFWFTTFEKQNFTIGVPAQATEPSLAYQTEAEAVLANHGIAVNPVSLALINGNGSTKGLWPTYALNGPASTKNYTSVDPEYGYSYNGLVKLDYTINDRNSLSAHWFAGQGNQVAPVGSVLKPYYEVAPIHVQNYALVYNHVFTPTLTNQVLAGVNYFNQVFSDFETDFDPAALGLVTGSPFPGAPNINIGAKGEFDPTGETPPEGRNDITGHLTDDISWTIGKHQFKFGGEYRQAQLNEFYHRHALGSLTFDGAQGPWTSDDLAPYGGDTNLLPLADFMAGYVSATGSSIAIGDPERQVFVNTFDIFAQDTWQISPKLSFNYGIRYDYEGPLHNGSKDLSVFRPDLGGIVFQGDQISSLYQQSWTNFSPRVGFSYQARSNTVVRAGYGFYFDTPNLNPFLDNRPGNGAPNGVEGNPSGPSPVLTVQPNNIGSANPIQSGVPVFPSSSAADCPCALFSVNKDFRTPYNMNYNVQVEQSFNSKVVAQLGYVGSQGRRLLSLLDINQGFVDPGIGVTPGTYSTFIQPSVSSNPLVGTNPINQIESIGTSNYNSLQATLRTQNWHRLSSALTYTWSHSLDEVTAYRGQLPQDSHNFKGDYGNSDFDVHNTFVGFFSYEIPGSSHLKLLTSGWQANTLLTLHGGQPFSVLSSSDTTGTNEGVQRGDVVGNPYQGVSHNSSTTQSWLNAAAFVNPAQYTFGDSRRNQYYGPGYGSWDLSFFKNTPITERVNTQFRVEMFNLTNKSNFAPPRNTVGSQLGTLYDTIGDYNGAPGIGAGEPFNTQLALKIIF, encoded by the coding sequence ATGTCGTTCCGAAGAGGCCGTTCTCTATCTCGAAACATTGCAGTTCACTTTCTTTTTGCAGCATGCCTTCTCGCTGCGTTGTCGATGCATTCGCAAACATTTCGCGGAGGTATCAACGGAGTAGTAACCGATCAAGCTGGCGCTGTCGTAGCGGGAGCACAGGTTGTTGCTACCGCAGAAGCTACACAAGTTGCCCACACTACCATCACATCAAGTGGCGGCGAGTTTTCGTTTCAGGATCTGCCGCTGGGTTCTTATACTGTCACTGCAACAGCGCCGAGCTTCCAGACCGTCAAGGTTGGTAATGTTGGCGTAACCGCTGGCACCATCTACACATTGCCTATCAAGCTCACGGTTGCATCGCAGGCGACAACGGTGGAAGTGTCAGCAGCGGCTTTGGCTCTAGATACAACCTCAACCACTCAAACAACGGTGCTACAGAGTAAGACCGTGCAGGATATTCCGCTCAACGGACGCGATTTTACTCAGCTGATTGCCTTGACCCCGGGCTTCGCCGGATACGTAGGCGGTGGCTACGGCTCATTGAATGGCACTCGCGCCAACCAGATGAACTGGCAGATTGATGGCATCGACAACAACGATCTGTGGCACAACATCCCCGCAGTCAATCAGGGTGGTGTTTCCGGCATCGCCGGAATCGTGCTTCCGATCGACGCAGTTGAACAATTCTCCGCGCAAACGCAAGCACCACCTGAGTCAGGCAGAAATCCCGGCGGCACTGTCAACTTAAGCTTGCGTTCCGGCTCTAATGCAATTCACGGCACTGCATATTACTTCAACCGCAACGAGGCTCTTGGCGCGAAGAACCCGTTTACTGCGACCAAGCAGGAAGTGCGAAATCAAAACTGGGGCTTCTCCGCAGGCGGGCCATTCATTAAGGACACGCTCTTCTGGTTCACAACGTTTGAAAAGCAGAACTTCACGATCGGCGTTCCAGCGCAGGCTACTGAACCCTCGCTTGCGTATCAAACCGAGGCCGAAGCGGTTCTTGCGAATCACGGGATCGCAGTCAACCCCGTGTCTCTTGCGCTGATCAACGGCAACGGTTCAACCAAGGGACTTTGGCCAACCTATGCTCTCAACGGCCCGGCATCGACGAAGAATTACACCAGCGTCGATCCTGAGTATGGATACAGCTACAACGGGCTCGTCAAGCTCGATTACACAATCAACGATCGCAACAGCCTTTCTGCGCACTGGTTTGCTGGCCAGGGAAATCAGGTGGCGCCCGTCGGATCAGTGCTCAAGCCTTACTATGAGGTGGCTCCGATCCACGTGCAAAACTATGCATTGGTGTACAACCACGTATTCACGCCTACGCTCACGAATCAGGTATTGGCCGGGGTAAATTATTTCAATCAGGTCTTCAGTGATTTCGAGACGGACTTCGATCCCGCAGCCCTCGGCCTTGTGACAGGGTCGCCTTTTCCCGGAGCACCCAACATCAACATTGGCGCAAAAGGCGAGTTCGACCCCACCGGCGAAACGCCGCCTGAGGGCCGCAACGACATCACCGGTCATCTCACCGACGATATCTCCTGGACGATCGGAAAACATCAATTCAAATTCGGTGGCGAATATCGCCAAGCCCAGCTGAACGAGTTCTATCACCGGCATGCTCTCGGCTCGCTCACCTTCGACGGCGCGCAGGGGCCGTGGACATCGGATGATCTCGCGCCCTACGGCGGAGACACCAACCTGCTCCCGCTCGCCGACTTCATGGCAGGATATGTCTCTGCAACAGGCTCATCTATCGCCATCGGAGATCCTGAGCGCCAGGTCTTCGTCAACACCTTCGATATCTTCGCGCAGGACACGTGGCAGATCTCTCCCAAGCTGTCCTTTAATTACGGAATCCGTTACGACTACGAGGGACCACTCCACAATGGCAGCAAAGACCTGTCAGTCTTCCGTCCTGATCTCGGTGGCATCGTTTTCCAGGGCGACCAGATAAGCTCGCTGTATCAACAAAGCTGGACAAACTTCAGCCCGCGCGTCGGCTTCTCCTATCAGGCGCGCAGCAATACGGTCGTTCGCGCTGGCTACGGCTTTTACTTCGACACTCCGAACCTGAATCCGTTCCTCGACAACCGTCCGGGTAACGGTGCGCCGAACGGCGTTGAAGGTAATCCCAGCGGCCCGAGCCCTGTGCTGACCGTGCAACCGAACAACATTGGTTCAGCAAATCCGATTCAGAGCGGTGTTCCCGTATTCCCATCGAGCAGCGCCGCCGATTGTCCGTGCGCTCTGTTCTCGGTTAACAAGGACTTCCGCACGCCTTACAACATGAACTACAACGTGCAGGTGGAGCAGAGCTTCAACAGCAAGGTCGTGGCCCAATTGGGATATGTAGGCAGTCAGGGCCGGCGTCTCTTGAGCTTGCTCGATATCAATCAGGGCTTCGTTGATCCCGGCATTGGAGTAACTCCCGGAACCTATTCAACCTTCATTCAACCCTCCGTGAGCTCGAACCCGCTGGTCGGCACAAACCCGATCAACCAGATTGAAAGCATCGGCACATCCAATTACAACTCGCTTCAGGCAACGTTGAGGACACAAAACTGGCACCGTCTGAGTTCAGCCTTGACGTATACCTGGAGCCACAGCCTCGACGAAGTAACGGCCTATCGCGGGCAGCTTCCGCAAGATAGCCATAACTTCAAAGGCGATTATGGCAACAGTGATTTCGACGTGCACAACACGTTTGTCGGATTCTTCTCTTATGAGATTCCAGGCTCCAGCCATCTCAAGCTTCTCACTTCAGGATGGCAGGCAAACACGCTGCTCACGCTGCATGGCGGCCAGCCGTTCAGCGTCCTCTCATCCAGTGATACAACGGGCACGAATGAAGGCGTTCAGCGTGGAGATGTGGTTGGTAATCCTTATCAAGGCGTCTCTCACAACTCCAGCACAACCCAGTCGTGGCTGAATGCGGCTGCTTTCGTCAATCCCGCGCAATACACGTTCGGCGACTCACGTCGCAATCAATACTATGGCCCTGGATACGGCTCCTGGGATCTGTCGTTCTTCAAGAACACGCCGATCACGGAACGCGTCAATACGCAATTCCGCGTAGAGATGTTTAACCTGACGAACAAATCAAATTTTGCTCCGCCAAGAAACACCGTTGGCTCGCAGTTGGGAACCTTGTATGACACCATCGGCGACTACAACGGCGCTCCCGGCATCGGCGCCGGCGAACCGTTCAACACGCAGCTTGCTTTGAAGATCATCTTCTAG